The following proteins come from a genomic window of Falco cherrug isolate bFalChe1 chromosome Z, bFalChe1.pri, whole genome shotgun sequence:
- the SLC26A1 gene encoding sulfate anion transporter 1 isoform X1 encodes METGLEATRIEKHASPCFLMERKTHAKINRKEVMLAKLRKSCSCTPKKMKNFVMNFLPVLRWLPKYQCKDYIWGDVMSGLVIGIILVPQAIAYSLLAGLKPIYSLYTSFFANIIYFLMGTSRHVSVGIFSLISLMVGQVVDRELLLAGFDLNDDVPPAPSGGSEQNDTQSSTTAFNLTIAGMNAECGKECYAIGIATALTFVAGVYQVLMGIFRLGFISMYLSESVLDGFATGASLTILTAQVKYLIGIKIPRSQGHGMLVITWINIFRNISQANLCDVITSAICIVVLVTAKELGDRYKHKLKFPLPTELVVIVVATLVSHYAKLNEVYASSVSGAIPTGFIPPKVPHFSLMLRVAIDALPLAIVSFVFTVSLSEMCAKKYAYTIRANQEMFAVGFCNIIPSFFHCFATSAALAKTLVKTSTGCQTQVSGVISAMVVLLVLLFLAPLFYSLQKCVLACIIIVSLRGALRKFRDVPARYHVNKVDTLVWVVTMSASALISTEIGLLVGIVFSMLCIIVRTQRPRTTLLGQIQDTDFYEDDLEYENLSSVPKVKIFRFEAPLYYANRNYFLKSLYRLTNFDPNLEAARRKKYEKKEKQHLKKGDHTTANGLGTRETTLQLVPKQIDFQALVLDCSSISFLDTTGVNTLKEILKDYKNLNVSVLLACCNPSVIDSLKRGGYFGKDFGSTQEMLFYSIHNAVQFAKDQKLPADCSV; translated from the exons ACCAGTGCAAAGACTATATCTGGGGGGATGTTATGTCCGGGTTAGTGATTGGGATCATTTTGGTGCCCCAAGCAATTGCATACTCACTGCTGGCAGGTCTGAAGCCCATTTATAGTCTTTACACATCATTCTTTGCCAACATCATCTATTTCTTAATGGGCACATCCCGTCACGTCTCAGTTGGCATTTTCAGCTTGATAAGCTTAATGGTAGGACAAGTTGTGGATCGAGAACTTCTCTTGGCTGGGTTTGACTTAAATGATGATGTCCCACCAGCCCCGAGTGGTGGCTCTGAGCAGAATGACACTCAGTCCAGCACAACTGCCTTCAACCTTACAATTGCAGGGATGAATGCTGAGTGTGGGAAAGAATGCTATGCTATTGGCATTGCTACAGCTTTGACATTTGTGGCTGGAGTGTATCAG GTTCTAATGGGAATCTTTCGTCTGGGTTTCATATCTATGTACCTATCTGAGTCTGTACTAGATGGCTTTGCAACTGGTGCTTCCTTAACCATTTTAACAGCTCAAGTGAAGTATCTGATTGGAATAAAAATCCCACGTAGCCAAGGGCATGGGATGCTTGTTATTACCTGGATTAACATTTTCCGGAACATTTCTCAGGCTAATCTTTGTGATGTCATCACAAGTGCCATTTGTATTGTGGTGCTGGTCACTGCTAAGGAACTGGGAGATCGGTATAAGCATAAGCTGAAATTTCCTCTGCCCACAGAGCTGGTAGTTATCGTTGTGGCAACACTAGTGTCACACTATGCAAAGTTAAATGAAGTATATGCATCCAGTGTTTCTGGGGCTATTCCAACAGGATTTATTCCCCCCAAGGTACCACATTTCAGCTTAATGCTCCGAGTTGCTATAGATGCTTTGCCTCTCGCCATAGTCAGCTTTGTCTTCACTGTATCCCTTTCTGAAATGTGTGCAAAGAAATACGCTTACACCATCCGAGCCAATCAGGAAATGTTTGCTGTGGGCTTCTGCAACatcattccttctttctttcactgttttgcaACCAGTGCAGCTCTGGCAAAAACACTCGTCAAAACATCTACAGGCTGCCAGACTCAGGTCTCTGGAGTAATTAGTGCAATGGTGGTTTTACTGGTGCTGCTTTTCTTGGCACCTCTTTTCTACTCCCTGCAGAAGTGTGTTTTGGCTTGTATCATCATTGTCAGCCTCCGAGGAGCCCTGAGGAAGTTCCGAGATGTGCCAGCACGGTATCATGTGAATAAGGTGGACACGCTTGTTTGGGTTGTTACCATGTCTGCCTCTGCCTTGATCAGCACAGAAATAGGGCTGTTGGTTGGCATTGTTTTCTCCATGCTATGCATCATTGTTCGGACACAGCGGCCACGGACAACCCTGCTTGGTCAGATCCAAGACACCGACTTTTACGAGGATGACTTAGAATATGAAAATCTCTCTTCTGTTCCAAAGGTCAAAATATTCCGTTTTGAGGCCCCACTTTACTATGCAAATAGAAACTACTTCCTGAAGTCTCTGTACAGACTGACTAACTTTGATCCTAACCTAGAAGCTGctagaaggaagaaatatgagaaaaaggaaaagcagcatctgaAAAAGGGAGATCACACAACTGCTAATGGATTGGGCACCAGAGAAACCACTCTGCAACTAGTTCCTAAGCAAATTGATTTCCAAGCCTTAGTTTTAGATTGCTCTTCCATCTCATTTTTGGACACCACTGGAGTTAATACTCTAAAGGAAATCCTGAAAGACTACAAGaacttaaatgtttctgttctccTGGCTTGCTGCAATCCCTCAGTGATAGACTCTCTGAAAAGAGGAGGTTACTTTGGGAAAGATTTTGGAAGTACGCAGGAAATGCTGTTTTACAGTATACATAATGCTGTGCAATTTGCAAAAGACCAAAAGCTTCCAGCAGATTGCTCAGTTTAA